In Ignavibacteriales bacterium, a single window of DNA contains:
- a CDS encoding PorV/PorQ family protein — protein MMNKIIVLMLLITVPIFGQTKVGSTAAPFLNVGMGPRAISMGGAFAATANDVSTLYWNPAGASRMESNGALFLHSTWFADITYNWAGSIVNLGSYGAVGLSVTYLDYGKMEVTTLSEQEGTGEYFSAQDIALSITYSYNLTDRFSIGMNGKYINQKIWNSSASAFAVDLGTLFISDFYGIRIGASISNFGTDMQLDGKDLYVLYDINPNIHGNNDQILTKLKTDTYPLPLVFRVGIAKDVSIGNHSRLTIAADAIHPNDNAESVNFGGEYSFNENIFFRAGYKSLFLTNSEEGLNVGFGLKYEVADKIFLNLDYAYQDFGKLNYTQQFGLGIQF, from the coding sequence ATGATGAATAAAATTATTGTATTGATGCTTTTGATAACGGTACCAATTTTCGGACAAACGAAAGTCGGCTCAACAGCAGCACCATTTTTAAATGTTGGGATGGGACCCAGGGCAATCTCGATGGGTGGGGCATTTGCCGCAACTGCGAATGATGTATCAACCTTATATTGGAATCCTGCCGGCGCTTCAAGAATGGAATCAAACGGGGCTTTATTCCTCCATTCAACATGGTTTGCCGATATTACGTATAATTGGGCAGGTTCCATAGTCAATCTCGGCTCATATGGGGCAGTCGGCTTAAGTGTCACCTATCTCGATTACGGTAAAATGGAGGTTACTACGCTTTCTGAGCAAGAAGGGACAGGTGAATATTTTTCTGCTCAAGATATTGCACTTTCGATAACTTATTCGTATAATTTAACCGATCGATTTTCGATAGGAATGAACGGTAAATATATAAATCAAAAAATATGGAATTCATCGGCAAGCGCGTTTGCGGTCGATTTAGGCACTCTTTTTATATCCGATTTTTACGGAATTCGGATAGGCGCCTCAATTTCAAATTTCGGAACCGATATGCAACTTGACGGTAAAGATTTATATGTTCTGTATGACATTAATCCAAACATCCACGGAAATAACGATCAGATTCTAACGAAGCTAAAAACAGACACGTATCCGCTGCCGCTCGTTTTTAGGGTAGGTATCGCAAAAGATGTCTCTATCGGTAATCACAGCAGATTAACAATTGCCGCGGACGCGATCCATCCTAATGATAATGCGGAATCTGTGAATTTTGGAGGTGAGTATTCTTTCAACGAAAATATATTCTTTCGTGCAGGTTACAAATCTCTTTTCCTCACAAATTCCGAAGAAGGACTGAACGTAGGATTCGGTTTGAAGTATGAAGTTGCTGATAAAATATTTTTGAACCTCGATTACGCATACCAAGATTTTGGTAAATTAAATTACACACAACAATTTGGGCTGGGGATCCAATTTTAA